The genomic window CGGGTGTGCTTTTCGATTCGTTTGAACTGGTGAAATGAAGCATGAGCCGGAGGCCCGCGTAATGAGATTTCCTAAAAGAGTGCTGGTGCTGGCGTTGGTACTATGCTCGTTCTCTCTGGTGACGAGTGGGCAGCAGCATGCCATGCCGGTGCCCCGTATCATCCCAACACCTCAGCACTTCATCCGGAAGAATCTGCAGTTCGCTCTTACCAAGGGAACGGCGATTGTTTTGGAGTCGAATTCGCGGCAGGACCGTTTTGCGGCGTTGCAGATCAACGAAGAACTCGCGCGGTGGAAATCCCGGGCGTTGCCTGTGACGGATGCGAAGGAATTGCGGCAACTCCCCGCGAAGTTCATTTTCGTGGGCAATGCTGTATCTCAGACCGGCCGGCGACTCTTGAGCGAGCGCAAGGGAACGCTGCCTCCGGAAATGGCGGAAGAAGGCTACTTCCTTGATGTTGATGCGAAGGGAGTTGTCATCCTTGCTGCGTCGGATCGAGGGAGGTTCTACGGAGTGATGACGTTGCTGCAACTGATGCGGCGTGAAAAGAACTCCGTCGTGATTGACGGTGCAACTGTAACTGATTTCCCCCTCTATAAGCAGCGCGGCATTTCTGACGACATAAGCCGCGGGCAGGTCTCAACCCTCGCGAACTTCAAGAAGATCATCCGTTTCCTTGCACGGTACAAGATGAACACGTTCTCACCGTACATAGAAGACATGTTTACATTCAAGAACCATCCGTTGATTGGCAGAGGCAGAGGAGCATTGACTGCCGCTGAATTGAGAGAACTGGATGCGTATGCCGGGCAGTATCACGTCACAACAGCCCCTATTTTCCAAACTCTCGGCCATGCCGAAAACCTGTTGGCGATTCCTGAATACCTCGGCTACGCAGAATACCCGGGCGGGAGGACGCTCAACGTTTCGGATGAGAAGACCTACACGCTGCTCGATGAGATGATCGGCGAGATTGCCGGCTCCTACAGCGGTCCCTATTTCAATATGGCGGCAGATGAGACACGCGACGTCGGTCTTGGGGCGAGCAAAGAGCGTGTAGCGAAACTTGGATTGCCGAAAGTGCTGGCCGATCATTACACGCGTGTGGCAGCCATCATCCGGAAATACGGCAAAACGCCGATGATCTATGGCGACATTATTCTCAAGAATCCTGAAATCCTTCAGATGATTCCGAAAGACATCGTCATCGTGGACTGGAACTACGATCCACAGTATCAGTATGACACTCCGGGTCTGCTGAAGCGTGCCGGTTTCCCGGTTGTGGTTTCCCCGGCTGTGCGCAACTACCGCGGCCCGTTCCTCGATTTCCTGAATTCGTTTGAGAACATTCAACGCTTCAGCCGGGCCGGATACGATGAGAAGACAGAAGGTCTGCTGATCTCGAGCTGGAATGATTACGGCGGTGAGGAGCTTCGTGAGTTGAACTACTATGGCTACGCCTGGGGAGCTGAATGCGCATGGCAGCCTTTGAAACCTGATGTCGCATCGTTCAGTGAAGCGTTCTTCAGGTATTTCTTTGGGACACATGAGACAGAATCCGTCCGGGCGGCCTATGCGATTCTCTCCAGCCCCTCCAACAATTACACCTGGTATGAACTGTGGCGCAATCCTATGCTGCCGTTCATGCCGCCGGCCCCGCTCAAGGGGCATTCGGCCGTTATTATGGAGCGGCTTCAGAGCATTGAATCGACAATGCCGCTCGTCATTTCTCTTCTGAAGAAAGCGGAAACCGTTGTACACGACAACAATGATCATCTCAGATATTTGGATTTCGTCGCCCGATTGAATCTCTGGTTTTCGAAAAAAGTGCAGGTGGGGGAGAAGGTGCGGGAGTTGAGCCGGTGGGCTTCCTCATCGCCGCGGAAGGATTCGGTGGCGGCTGCCATCGTTTCTCTGTGTGAAAGTGTCATTGGTGATCTCAAGCCACTCAGTCTCGAGTTCGATCGGCTGTGGAAAATATCGAACAGGCCCGAGGGATTGGAGTATCTGCTCATGCGCCACGACCGCCAGAAGGCTTTCTGGCAGGAGAAGGTCGATCAGGTGAAAAGCGGTGTGTTTTGGGTGGAGCCTGAGATTGAAAGCTCCTGGATATATCATGCCGACGTGAAAACGGGTTCGCAGCCGCCGGCACGCGTTCAGCAAGCGTACTTCCGGAAGACGTTTTCCGTTCCGAAAGGGACAAAGTCCGCCACCATTCAGCTCATCGGCGATACGTATGTGAAATTGGCGGTAAACGGTCACGAGGCAGGTGAAGTATATGTGAGGAGGTCCAACTCGATCAGCGCAGAGCACCAGAGGATCAAGATATTCAACATACTGCCTCTTCTGACCGATTCGGTGAATGTCCTCACGGCAGAGGCCCGGGATTATTCGGTTGCTGGTTCATCCGGTTTGAACATCTACGGCGAGCTGCGCTTTGCCGATGGATCAATACAGAAGATCACAAGCGATACAACATGGAAGGTGTCAGCTTCCGTTGGCTCCCAATGGAAAACCGTTTCATTTGACGACTCGTTATGGCCGCATGCCGTCGTGAAACCGTATCCATACGCCGTTGATCGTCCCGACTTCGCGACCGGGCGGGCGTCGTGGATTGAGCAGTAGGAAAGAAAGTGAGACGTAAGAAGTTAGACGGGAGACGAGTTGGCGGTTCAGAAGTCAGTACACCCCGAGCGAGCGTTTTTCGCGAGTCGAGGGGAAATCAGAATCCAGAATCCAGAAATCAGAAGACAGAATCTAGAATCCAGAAATGAAATTCCAGCTAATCGCCAACAGTTAACCCCGGAGGACTCAGATGCGATTTACAGCCGCAGCAATGATTTGTTTGACGATGGCAGGAACTGTTATTGCCCAGGAGAAGTATCCAGCCAAAGAAGAGATCCTCCAGGCGATCCGTGAATGCGCACGGTACGGATCTGAGGTGCTTCTCGATGAGAACGGGAAATCACGATGTGATTACAGCATCATGGATGGGAAATGGTTCGACTATGAACCGGCCTGGCATACGGGTCAGCTCATTAACGGTTTGGTGGAAGCGTACAAGGTGACGAAAGACGAGAAGTGGCTGGCAGCCGCGAAGAAGGCAGGCGATTGGTGGGTCGGCCTGGAAATCAAAGATCATCCGAAGCTCAAAGGGATGGTGCGTGCAATTCATGGTGATGGGATAGATTTCATCGTTTGCGCGACCGTCACCGATGGCACGCCGGGACTTTTCAATCTGTACCGCGTCACGAAGGAAAAAAAATACGCCGACGTTCCCACGGGTGCCGGTGAATGGATGCTGCAGAACTTCTACCTTCCCAAAGAAGGAATGCTGTATGACATGGCGGATCCGAAGACCGGCGAAGTGCTGAAGGAGAACAGCCCGTTCTGGCCTGACAAGAAGAAACAGACGCTGAATGAAGTCGCCCGGGTGAACAACGAGGGGTCCATCTACAAGGACATGTACGAATACACGGGCAATGAGAAGTACAAGACGGTGTTTCTCAATCTGTGCCGGAGCCTGGTGGAAAAACAGGGGCCCGAAGGTCTCTGGATGCAGTTCTCGCCGAACGATGCTTCAAAAGGGAGCTTCCATCCGAGGTTCAACTTGTGGAATGCGGAATCGCTTATCGAAGGCTTCGTGTTGACCGGGGACAAATCGTTCCTCCAGGCTGCCCTGAAAACATTGAAGTTCTACACGAAGTACCAGAAGAAAGACGGAACGATCTATTACGAGAATAATCTCGATGGCAGCTCCAACCAGAATTCTGTCAGCGGTTCAACCGTCGCTATGGCGGGACTGCTCTGGATCAGGCTGCAGCAGCTCGGAGTTGGAGACGAGTTCAAAGAGAACATTGAGCGAACAGCGAAGTGGATCATAGCAAATCGGTTTGCATCCGATCACCCGGACAAGAATCTCGCAGGCGCGACAATGAACATCCGGACACGCAGCAAAGGGGGAAAACTCTATCTGACGCAACGAGACCTCGGGACTTCCTTCAGCCTGAGATTCCTCGCAGCCTACCATAACTATCGGTACGGGGGCGAGTAATGACTCGCTGGGCATCATATGTCGGCGGGATCTGCTGTATCGCACTCGTATCTACATCCGGGCAGGTTGCGACAAAACCATCAGCCGAACGGGCCGCTCGCGCAATCATCGACCGGGTTATGCACGAGACTGCCTTCGAGTTTCAATCAGTTCCGCTCAAGCCCACGCTGGACATACAGGTCCTGGATTTTGGCAGCCTTTTCGGTTCCGCGTCCAAAGGTGTTGCGTTCGCCATGAGCTCAATCCTGGCGGAGAGCGATACGACGATGGCGTTCGGACTGAGTCGTGACCTGCCGTTGACGATCAGGCTGAATGGCGCGACCGTCTATTCCGCCAACAAGTCCGCCTCGTTCGCGTTCCATGAGATCGGCTACGAGCTTTTTCGGTTCAATGACACGATACGTCTGCCGCTGAAAAGAGGAGAAAACCTTATTCTCATCAAAGCCGGGCTCTCCGCCGGACGCAATGTGGCTTATCTCAGAGAGCTTGCGAGGCCTGGACTGAGGCCTTCGACCAGTTTCGACCTCGCGCATGTTGATCCGGTTTTCAAGGGAAAGCCATGGACGTTTATCGGAGTGTTCGTGAATACCAGAGGAAATCCGTTGGCCGACTCTCTTCCACCGGAGTCGGGATACAAAAGCACCTACTCATACGGCGGTGCTGATTTGTCCTGGCGCTTCCCAGCGCAGCGGATGGTACAAGATTTCCGCATTAAGCCTGATGCTACTTACCGCCGGGAATCGTATGCGGAATGGCAATACCCGAACGGAACAGTGATGCTCTCACTGCTGGACTTCGCCTCCGCCGCCAGGGACACTTCTGTAAGCTCGTTTGTCAGGGCTTGCTGTTCGTTCACTCTCGACAATTTCGAACTGTTCAAGAGTCAGTACGAGCGGCTCCATGCATTCAGAGGGGCCAATCACAAGCTCATCAGGAGCGGTATGCTGGACGATACGGGGGCCCCGGCACTGCCGTTTGTGGAGCTTCTGCTTCGAACGCACGATCAGCGTCTGCAACCTCTCGTCGCCGATGTCGCAACGTATGTCTCCAAAGGCCAGGTCCGACTTCAAGACGGAACATTATGCCGGTACGAAAAATATCCCGGCACGGTATGGGCGGATGATCTCTTTATGAGCGCTCCGTACCTGATGCGTATGGGTCTCGTTACCGGCGACAGGCAGTATTTTGACGATGCTGCACAGCAGGTGGTCAGGTTCAACAAGTATTTGCTCGACAAGAAGACCGGCCTCTACAGGCATGGATGGTACGATCTCGAGAAACGGCAGGCATCGGTTTCGTGGGGGCGGGCGAACGGTTGGGTGATCTGGGCGACATCGGAGGTTCTCAGGTTTCTTCCGGAATCGCACCCGCTGCGGACCGGGATCGTCAACATCTATCGCAATCATCTGAAAGCTCTTGTGTCCTATCAGGCATCGTCTGGTTTGTGGCACCAGGTGCTGGACCGTCCCGATTCCTACGAAGAGACTTCCTGTACCGCAATGTACCTGATCGGTATTGCAAGGGGGCTCCGCTCCGGGATTCTCGATTCAAGTTTTGTTGGACCCATGGAGAAGGCCTGGACGGGATTGCAGTCCCGCATCAGCAGCGACGGAATCGTGAGGGACATATGCCGCGGCACGGAAATGAGCGAGGATCTTGAATACTATTTCAAGAGGGAGCGGTTCGACAATGATCCGCGCGGTCTGGGTGCCGTGATATCCGCCTGCACGGAAATGATGCAATTCGGCAAAAGGGAAACGACAAAGTGACGACGGCGGAAATGACATATCGGGCGAGACGTAACATTGCCCGGAAATTCTAACAATAACAAAGGAAGCACAGAACTACCATGGCATATCGAGAGAAATCATTTGAAAGCGTGAAGGTGCACATTTACGACAGTCGCGACGAGATGGGCAAAGCTGCAGCGGCACATGTGGTGGGGCTCATACGCCAGGTGCTGAAAGAAAAAGGAACGGCAAACGTGGTATTTGCCGCCGCCCCTTCTCAAAACGAATTCCTTTCGTATTTGACCAAGTCCAGCGATGTGGATTGGTCTCGCGTGGTCGGGTTTCACATGGACGAGTACATCGGCCTGCCTGCAACCTCAGATCAGTTCTTCAGCCTCTATCTGCAGAATCACCTTTTTTCAAAAGTCGGGATGAAGCAGGTGCACATACTTGATTCTCAGGCCGTCGATCCGGCAAAGGAATGTGAACGCTATGCGGCCCTGTTGCGTGAGAACCCTACCGACATCGGCTGCATGGGAATAGGCGAAAACGGGCATATAGCGTTCAATGACCCGCCAGTCGCTGACTTCGCTGACAAGTACCTGGTGAAAATTGCGGAGTTGGACGAACCATGTCGCCAGCAACAAGTCAACGACGGGTGCTTTCCCACCATCCAGGACGTGCCTCCGCGCGCCCTGACACTCACCATCCCTGCTTTGATGTCCGCGCAGTACCTGAGCGTGGTGGCACCCTCGGACCGTAAGGCGCGTGCTGTGCGTGAGTCGATGCTCGGTCCGGTGACGACGAAGGTGCCCGCGTCGGTTTTGCGCCGCCACGCTCGAGTTTCGCTGTTCATCGATGAACATGCGGCCTCGTTCTTGTAGACCCATGAATGACGCTTGGCGCCGTCTCATTGATTCCCGTTTCATCTTACTTGAATGTCCTGGGAGACCCCTCGTTGAAAAAACATGTAATTCACACTTTGCTTTCCTTTCTTATACTCGTTTCGTTCGGACAGGCTTCGGAAGTTCCGAAGCTGATCGTCCTTATTTCCATAGATCAAATGCGGGCGGATCACCTGGAGCGGTACGCGAAAGAATATTCCGCGGGATTCAGGCGGCTGACCACAGAGGGAGTGTGGTACTCGAATGCCGGCCTGGGCTATGCGAATACCTCCACAGCCCCCGGCCATGCTACGATGGCGACAGGTGTCTATCCGTGGAAGAGCGGGATCGTGGGAAACAGTTTCATCGACAGAAAAGCCAACCGAAGGGTGTATTCTGTTGAAGATTCCACCGCGATGCCGGTGGAAGGTGAAGGCGGAAAGAGATCCCCCAACAATTTGTTGACGACGGCTGTTGGCGACTGGCTGAAAGGGGCATCAAAGCGGTCGAGAGTCGTTTCCATTTCGTACAAGGACCGGCCCGCAGTCCTTATGGGGGGCAAGAAAGCGGATTATGCTTTTTGGTATGACCGGACGAACGGGCATATGGTGACTTCTACGTACTATACAAGCGCTCTTCCGGAATGGGCAAGAGGTTTCAATGCGGGCAATTGGGTTGAAAGGAACCTTCCCGCTGTGTGGACCAAACTCAAAGCTGACTCTGTCTACGGACGATACGGTCCCGATGCCATGGAGGGAGAATACCTTTGGGACGGAAGCACAAGTTTCCCGCATGCGTTCACACCGGCCAAGAGGTTCAGCCAAGCATTCGATTCACCGTATGGGAATACGATGCTGCTCGATTTTGCCCGCGTGGCATTGCGCGGCGAACAACTCGGCAAGCGTGGGGTCACCGACCTGCTCTGCGTTTCCCTTTCTTCCACTGACAACATTGGCAGCATGTTTGGGTCCAATAGCCACGAAATGATCGACAACCTTATTCGACTCGATCTGGCTATAGATACGTTCCTTACCGAGCTCGCTTCCGCGTATGGGAGGGACAACCTGCTCGTTCTCCTCGTAGGAGATCACGGTGTGATGCCTCTTCCGGAATATGTCACGACTGTCGAGCACAAATTCGCCAGGCGTTTCGACAACAAGAAAGAGATTCAGCAAAAACTGAGGCAGCTCGATTCGTTGCTACGCATCGAACTGAAAGCCCCGGAGACGGTTGTCAAGGAGGGGTTCATCAACTATTCATTGATGAACGAGGCAGGTGCTGATCCGCGGGTAATCGAACGAAGGGTGCGCGATGTCGTTCTGAGCGTTGACGGAGTTGCGGATGTGTATTTCTGCACCGAGCTGCTTGATCCCAAAACGCCTCAGCGCCTGTTCCTGGAGGCATATCGCCACAGTCTATATCCGGGCCGGGTCCCGGATTTCTTCATTCGCGATTGTGAAAACTGTCTCGTCACTGATGCGAAAACGGGGACGTCCCATGGATCTCCCTACTCCTACGATGCCCATGTACCGCTCGTATTCTGGGGAGCGCACTATGCAGCCAAGAGAATCGATCGCCCGGTTCACACGGTGGACATTGCTCCGACGCTTGCAAAGATCCTCAATATTCAGGCTCCATCGGGGCTTGACGGAGTAATCCTTGAAGAGTTCGGAAACAAGTAGGTGCCACGCACCTGCACAGAAAAAGAAGAAAGGTCGTAGAAGGATGGTCCGCGGAGTTATTGGGCTTTTGTTCTCTGTATTGATCACAGCCACTGTGATGGCTCAACCAGGCAAAATATTCCCCGCCGAATGGAGGGAATTCCCTTCGCTTGTGACAGACTATACGGTGGTGCAGCTCACCACCGACAAGGCAGAAGATATTCGGCTGTATTTCTACAACGACGGGATTGTCCCGGCCGCTAATTCTGTTGTATTTTCCTCCACACGAACCGGACGCGACAATCTGTTCCTGATCAATCTCAATGACGGACATATCACGCAGGTCACCGACGGTCGGCGTATTCAGGGTGGAAGTGCCGTAATTTCTATCCAGAAGAATGAAGTATACTACTTCGATTCAGGAGCCCTCTGTGCGACAGACCTGTCGACATTCAAATCCAGGAAACTTGGCTACGCGATACCCGCAGGCTATGCGACATCCTCAAGCCTGACGATCACGGATGATGGCGAGTGGCTCGGGATCGGGATTGTGGAATCAACGAACAGCGGCAAGAAGTACCCCACCGATTTTGATCGCATGAGAGCGAAAATGGACTCGCGTCCCTGGAGCGAGATTTTGCTCGTACGAACAAGCAGCGGCGAGGTGCGAAAGGTGCACAGAGAGAAGCAGTGGATCAGCCATGTCATGGTCCATCCGCAGAATCCGAATCTAGTCAGCTATTGCCATGAAGGGCCCTGGGAAATCGTCGATCAACGGCTGTGGTTTGTCAACGCAGACGGATCTGACAACCATCCCGTTCGAGTTGAAGCACGGACAGAGGACCGGGTCGGCCATGAATACTGGTTCCCAGATGGGAAACGCATGGGTTATCAGGTCTCCACCGACTGGCCGCGCAAGGGGATCGGGATCCTCGATATCGCTACAGGGCATTACAAGGAATACTACAATGCGACCGACCGGCACACAGAGGTGAACTACGGCTGCGATCTGTTTGTCGGGGACGGGAGGGCGGAGATTCCGTGGATCAATCTCTATACGATCTCGGGAGATTCACTTGTCTGCAGGCATGTTTTCCGGCACGATGATGATTTCAAGCGAAGTATGGACGATCCGCATCCGTCGTTTCTGGCAAAGTCGGCTGATATTCTCTTCACGAGCAACCGTGACGGGAACACAAATGTATATCTGCTTCGAAAGAAGAAGTAGGGAGTGGCAGCGCTCTTCGGTTCCGATCAGGATTCATTCACCTCGAGAGGATAGAAAGAACCAGCATGGCGAAAACGACCCGGGCAATTCAATCCTTGCGTTGGTGGATCGGAGGCATGTTGTTCGCCTCGACGGTGATCAACTACATCGATCGCCAGACCCTTTCCGTGCTCGCCCCGTTCTTGAAGACGCAGTACGGGTGGACGAACGAAGACTATGCTCTCATCGTCATCGCGTTTCGTGTTGCCTACGCGATCGGCCAGACAGTCCTCGGCAGGTTCATGGATCGGGTCGGGACGCGCCTGGGGCTTACCATCACTGTAACCTGGTACTCTATTGTTGCCATGCTCACATCGCTTGCCACGGGACTGAGGAGTTTCGCCTTCT from Ignavibacteriales bacterium includes these protein-coding regions:
- a CDS encoding oligogalacturonate lyase family protein, giving the protein MFSVLITATVMAQPGKIFPAEWREFPSLVTDYTVVQLTTDKAEDIRLYFYNDGIVPAANSVVFSSTRTGRDNLFLINLNDGHITQVTDGRRIQGGSAVISIQKNEVYYFDSGALCATDLSTFKSRKLGYAIPAGYATSSSLTITDDGEWLGIGIVESTNSGKKYPTDFDRMRAKMDSRPWSEILLVRTSSGEVRKVHREKQWISHVMVHPQNPNLVSYCHEGPWEIVDQRLWFVNADGSDNHPVRVEARTEDRVGHEYWFPDGKRMGYQVSTDWPRKGIGILDIATGHYKEYYNATDRHTEVNYGCDLFVGDGRAEIPWINLYTISGDSLVCRHVFRHDDDFKRSMDDPHPSFLAKSADILFTSNRDGNTNVYLLRKKK
- a CDS encoding glycoside hydrolase family 127 protein; amino-acid sequence: MRFTAAAMICLTMAGTVIAQEKYPAKEEILQAIRECARYGSEVLLDENGKSRCDYSIMDGKWFDYEPAWHTGQLINGLVEAYKVTKDEKWLAAAKKAGDWWVGLEIKDHPKLKGMVRAIHGDGIDFIVCATVTDGTPGLFNLYRVTKEKKYADVPTGAGEWMLQNFYLPKEGMLYDMADPKTGEVLKENSPFWPDKKKQTLNEVARVNNEGSIYKDMYEYTGNEKYKTVFLNLCRSLVEKQGPEGLWMQFSPNDASKGSFHPRFNLWNAESLIEGFVLTGDKSFLQAALKTLKFYTKYQKKDGTIYYENNLDGSSNQNSVSGSTVAMAGLLWIRLQQLGVGDEFKENIERTAKWIIANRFASDHPDKNLAGATMNIRTRSKGGKLYLTQRDLGTSFSLRFLAAYHNYRYGGE
- a CDS encoding glycoside hydrolase family 88 protein; this encodes MTRWASYVGGICCIALVSTSGQVATKPSAERAARAIIDRVMHETAFEFQSVPLKPTLDIQVLDFGSLFGSASKGVAFAMSSILAESDTTMAFGLSRDLPLTIRLNGATVYSANKSASFAFHEIGYELFRFNDTIRLPLKRGENLILIKAGLSAGRNVAYLRELARPGLRPSTSFDLAHVDPVFKGKPWTFIGVFVNTRGNPLADSLPPESGYKSTYSYGGADLSWRFPAQRMVQDFRIKPDATYRRESYAEWQYPNGTVMLSLLDFASAARDTSVSSFVRACCSFTLDNFELFKSQYERLHAFRGANHKLIRSGMLDDTGAPALPFVELLLRTHDQRLQPLVADVATYVSKGQVRLQDGTLCRYEKYPGTVWADDLFMSAPYLMRMGLVTGDRQYFDDAAQQVVRFNKYLLDKKTGLYRHGWYDLEKRQASVSWGRANGWVIWATSEVLRFLPESHPLRTGIVNIYRNHLKALVSYQASSGLWHQVLDRPDSYEETSCTAMYLIGIARGLRSGILDSSFVGPMEKAWTGLQSRISSDGIVRDICRGTEMSEDLEYYFKRERFDNDPRGLGAVISACTEMMQFGKRETTK
- a CDS encoding glucosamine-6-phosphate deaminase; its protein translation is MAYREKSFESVKVHIYDSRDEMGKAAAAHVVGLIRQVLKEKGTANVVFAAAPSQNEFLSYLTKSSDVDWSRVVGFHMDEYIGLPATSDQFFSLYLQNHLFSKVGMKQVHILDSQAVDPAKECERYAALLRENPTDIGCMGIGENGHIAFNDPPVADFADKYLVKIAELDEPCRQQQVNDGCFPTIQDVPPRALTLTIPALMSAQYLSVVAPSDRKARAVRESMLGPVTTKVPASVLRRHARVSLFIDEHAASFL
- a CDS encoding alkaline phosphatase family protein, yielding MKKHVIHTLLSFLILVSFGQASEVPKLIVLISIDQMRADHLERYAKEYSAGFRRLTTEGVWYSNAGLGYANTSTAPGHATMATGVYPWKSGIVGNSFIDRKANRRVYSVEDSTAMPVEGEGGKRSPNNLLTTAVGDWLKGASKRSRVVSISYKDRPAVLMGGKKADYAFWYDRTNGHMVTSTYYTSALPEWARGFNAGNWVERNLPAVWTKLKADSVYGRYGPDAMEGEYLWDGSTSFPHAFTPAKRFSQAFDSPYGNTMLLDFARVALRGEQLGKRGVTDLLCVSLSSTDNIGSMFGSNSHEMIDNLIRLDLAIDTFLTELASAYGRDNLLVLLVGDHGVMPLPEYVTTVEHKFARRFDNKKEIQQKLRQLDSLLRIELKAPETVVKEGFINYSLMNEAGADPRVIERRVRDVVLSVDGVADVYFCTELLDPKTPQRLFLEAYRHSLYPGRVPDFFIRDCENCLVTDAKTGTSHGSPYSYDAHVPLVFWGAHYAAKRIDRPVHTVDIAPTLAKILNIQAPSGLDGVILEEFGNK
- a CDS encoding family 20 glycosylhydrolase, producing the protein MRFPKRVLVLALVLCSFSLVTSGQQHAMPVPRIIPTPQHFIRKNLQFALTKGTAIVLESNSRQDRFAALQINEELARWKSRALPVTDAKELRQLPAKFIFVGNAVSQTGRRLLSERKGTLPPEMAEEGYFLDVDAKGVVILAASDRGRFYGVMTLLQLMRREKNSVVIDGATVTDFPLYKQRGISDDISRGQVSTLANFKKIIRFLARYKMNTFSPYIEDMFTFKNHPLIGRGRGALTAAELRELDAYAGQYHVTTAPIFQTLGHAENLLAIPEYLGYAEYPGGRTLNVSDEKTYTLLDEMIGEIAGSYSGPYFNMAADETRDVGLGASKERVAKLGLPKVLADHYTRVAAIIRKYGKTPMIYGDIILKNPEILQMIPKDIVIVDWNYDPQYQYDTPGLLKRAGFPVVVSPAVRNYRGPFLDFLNSFENIQRFSRAGYDEKTEGLLISSWNDYGGEELRELNYYGYAWGAECAWQPLKPDVASFSEAFFRYFFGTHETESVRAAYAILSSPSNNYTWYELWRNPMLPFMPPAPLKGHSAVIMERLQSIESTMPLVISLLKKAETVVHDNNDHLRYLDFVARLNLWFSKKVQVGEKVRELSRWASSSPRKDSVAAAIVSLCESVIGDLKPLSLEFDRLWKISNRPEGLEYLLMRHDRQKAFWQEKVDQVKSGVFWVEPEIESSWIYHADVKTGSQPPARVQQAYFRKTFSVPKGTKSATIQLIGDTYVKLAVNGHEAGEVYVRRSNSISAEHQRIKIFNILPLLTDSVNVLTAEARDYSVAGSSGLNIYGELRFADGSIQKITSDTTWKVSASVGSQWKTVSFDDSLWPHAVVKPYPYAVDRPDFATGRASWIEQ